The nucleotide window cttctgattacggggccgcttccttaaccgctaggtcaccgctGCCCCATCACCCCTatatacacaaaacaaatacagtaatacagtGAAAActgtagtgggtggtagtagcctagtgggtaacacatctgcctatgaaccagaagacctgggcttgaatcccacttactaccattgtgtccctgagcaagacacttaaccctaaattgctcgagggagactgtccctgtaactactgattgtaagtcgctctggataagggcgtctgataaatgctgtaaatataaaacaaagcagcaAGTCCAGAGAGAAAGGTTGGTTGCACACCCTCACAGATTATTTTGCCCTCCAAGGTGTCCATCCATTGTTTCATCCACTGGCCTTGAGTATCACTTGGACCTTAAAGGAGTGTACATTATGTTCTAAATTATCATCCTTGGAAAGCAAGCATAGAAAAGGCAGTGAGAACATTATGCAAGCCCTGACAAAAGCATATAATTGTCTTCCAAGACAACAAACCTTGCCGTTTCAATATTTTAGTCAACAAGACACAAGGttatcatatttcatattcttaCCAAGCAGGATCAATTAAGGAGTCACAGGTAGGTTACCAGTCTTCTCAAGGTTAGCAGAAGTGGCAGACATCTATTGGTAAAGATAAGAATTAGAAATTAACGTCTccataaaatatatgtttttataagcatagcttatttaaatgtatacttctaaaaactttttttaaatattgtcacaaaatacatattttcaacatttacagtttttacaatcacttttgcactaataacagaaccttcatgttatttttcaaaactttagacacataaatcacaaccaatgatcaaaatgcaaatttttaaaaacacttaattctttttttcaaatgcttggATACAATACATTTAAGCCAAAGATCATTTGTTCATTGTACTAAAATCACTGCTTCAAAATGACACAACTTAACATCAAAGTATtactatttcaaaatgcaaatcacacatcacatctgAGTTTGGTgtgtattcatttcattataaagatcCAACTATCAATTGATACAActgcttaaataaaaaataagtaacTGTTGCATTACTCTTGAATCATAGcttttatgaaattttattaatAGTAGTGTATGTTTAGATTATGACAGTTTCAGGAAGGATCATTTGATACCAATTAGCACAGAATATGACCCCaggtggactttctttctttaccagATAGTGTCTATGGTCCCATGTACCACttttacagaacacattttcatattcaacatTACTGTATACAAGATGtcacttttttacatgattgcttttgtggttttaatgaGTTAAAGGCCATTCATTACTGCTGATTGATTTCacatgtttgtatgtatatataagtaAGATGACTGGTATCCCACTGTAGTAGCCTACTCAACATAGTGAGGACATGGAGCCAGAAGTGGAAGGTGAAAGGCTAGGAATACATAGTGGTCAAAGGGATAGAAGGGGACAAGCACCCCTTTTGAGAGGTAGCCGTGGGCCTCGTCATAGAGGAGGGCTTAGGCCTCACCAGAGAGTTGGCCATGGGTCTCGTTTGAGAGGTGTGGGTGAACAAGACCATAGACCTAGacaccggcagcagcagcaaaggGTGTCGAATGAAATCAGGGCTATGGTTGTAGACTATGTCATAAACCATGGCATGATGATGACAGCAGCAGCTACAATGTTTCAACCAAACCTCAGAAGATCTTCTGTGGCCTCCATTATCAGAACTTCCCGCAATGAAAACCAGTAACTCTTCAGAATCTACTCAAATTTAAGATACTTCAAACTGTTGCAGTGAATTAGTGTATACCAAAGggtgtgatgtgttttttttttttttttagagataaGGCCAAATAGGGGAGGCAGAAGCAAAATTCTGACTGACCAACAAGAGCAGGCTGTGGTCAATATGGTTTGGGTCAGAAATGATATTCGCCTTAGAGAAATCCAGCAGCACATCTTGGACAATGATGACTTATTCAGCAATGTGAAGACCATAAGTTTGCCCACTATTGCACGGGTGCTGAAAAGACATCAGGGGTCTTTTAAACAACTATATCATGTGCCTTTTCAAAGAAATACAGATCGAGTGAAGCAACTGAGGTCTGAGAATGTTCAGGTATGATCAATTTGCCTGTTTTAGGGGGAGAAAAAATTTCCAAACATTCTGTcattgtaattgtttttgtattttagaggGTGATGGAGCTTAACGCTGATGAAAACCATTACAAAGTCTTGTTTTTTGATGAGGCATGGTTTCAGGCCCATTCACAGTTTCTCGCCCTGCATTTACCTCCATACTCCCCTGTCCTTAACCCAATTGAGGAGTTTttctggaggtggaggaggaaggtCTATGATAGGCACCCTCATGAACAAGTCACTCTTCTCCAGGCCATGGATGATGCTTGCAAAGACATCACAGCAGATCAGTGCCAGGCCTGGATTCACCATGCCAGAAGATTCTTAGATGTTTGGCGAAAGAAAACATCcattgtgatgtagatgagaacCTGTGCCCAAATCCATAGTGCAGTGAAGTGaacacttccatttacagtatACGgtattgttttctgtttttttaagtaatctTAAAATCTGATGTTGTGattttgtcacgtccatgcgggcatgacgtggcgggtgtacggagaggaggacgaagagtgacgagaagacatggaatgaaggactctttcacctgacatcacgaaaccagggtttaatttgtgaagcacaagacaggggagacatccaagacatttgacacaggtgagaacgattagggaacattacacatgacaacaatgaaattccggtccggatcctggaccggagtaacccccatttcggaccggatcctgacagattTGATTTGATCAGGAAATTCCACATTGCAATAATGCCACTTTGTCTGTACTATTCTCACTagtcttcaataaaataatgaaacctgaatcacatattttgtacacctatatttaatgattgtactaacaaatacacaatgaagCTATGGGTATCTTGTGTATGGGTGATCCAAAGTAATGTTCCtatgatatttcagttttgaaCACTGGACAGCCTGTGTTAAGAATAATGACTGTCTAGAATTTAGAAAAATGacatgaaggttctgttattagtgcaaaagtgattgtaaaaaactcTAATACCTGTTTGAGTATACAGTGCACAGAATATGGGTCAAAATGGAAGatgcaccataaaaaaaaagccagattaACTTAATGGTGCCTTTTGGTGCCTTTACAGTTTCAAGGCAATCATTTTCTTGCACTGTGTAGACAGACAAATTTTTATTAAAGTATTCTAATTTGTACTCAATCAGATATGATAAAACATATTTGAGTGAATGATTCCTAAACATTTGTTCATAGTAAcaatgtgtataaaaaaataaacaatgagGTGGGCTGAATCAATGGCTTCCTCCTTGGAAAGAACTGCTTTAACTTCTGAGTTCGTTGGCCTGGTTTTAAAAAACTCTACAATgctcctcccacactcttcGACAAAGTTCAAATGCACGTAGGACATTGATTTCAGTCAGATGCTCAAAATGTGTAAATAGGCCTTTCTGAATAAAAAGGTATGGCCACTTTTTCATGACCTCTGCAAAAGAAGGTGCTTGACTTCACTGCAGGCAGAAAGATGTCTCCATCAAATGAATTACGTCAGCTTTCTTGCCACCCTTTGTTCGTCCTGAATCCGTACACAACCATATGTGTCGGTTGGTCCTCTTCTAACACCACGGACTGATGACCGGTGTTGTTGGAAGCTTCTGGTCCAAATTAGGTTCTCAATTCTTGTCTTGACCTGGGCCAAAAGTGAGTTGTATTCTTCCCCTATAATTCGTCCATCATGAAGATGGTCTACAAAGCTCTGGGGATATTGAGTGACAATTGTCTTACAAATTATAAGACACTATCCACGTGTTGGGGTTGTCTCaaattttttcatttcatctgcAAGCACCCTAACTATTTGTCGTCTTGCTGCTGGTGAAGGCCTTTTTCCAGATGAAATAGCAGACTGAATTTCTGCAGGCATGAGCTGCCATGGTACTTTGAAGGTGTCAGGCCATGATTTCCTAATATAGGATGTAGGTGGCCTACTGCATTCAAGACTGCTGGATTCTCCATCAGTAGAGATTTAGAAGAGCATGGCAATGGTGATGAGCTCCCATCTGACAAAAAAGGAGTCTTCTCCATGATGGTGAGATCCAAAGTGGCTGGTCCCTCTCTTTAAACCACCACAATATTGAACAGGCAGTTAAAATTTACCCCACTTGATCTGTATAGACACAAATTaagcatattaaaatatatatacataatcacatattgtttaaaatggtcagtttgttttgtgtttttacaaatgtaggcatcatttaaaactatttatatttttcattttactacTGTAGTAAGCAAGCAAATGAAATTGTTGAACAGGAAATTAAAACCCCATCTGAATTTTAACACTCTTAGTATAACATGCACTTCATGAGCTAAAATGTCCAGTCacactttttaatattaaaaaaaatagttcaccatgaaataaaatttaacCCATAATTTACTAACACATCATATTTAGTGTATATGAATTACTTTATTCAGATGAAATAGTGAAatagttttatataattttattcgTTATACTAAATAATAGTGTGGCTCTACAAAATGCATCCATCCAGCATACAAGTAATTCATATGACTTTGGTTAATAAAGAAGAATAGCTAATTAAGTGAATGCCATGTTAAGTGAATGCCATctaaatgtacataaaatgcACTTGCATATGAAGCTTTAACTTGAACCCCATTAAATGGCATTACAAAGGACCCAAGATATATTACCAATTGTATTTACCTACAGTACTTTATAATTTCTGGCTAACTActtattgaataaaaatgtctgagaatgaatgtaaatgagaaattaaaatataagtacccattttgaaagcactgagAAGTTTTCTGACTTTAATTGCTGGTAGAATGCTACTGAGGTCATATCCTTGAACAAATTGGAGCTCATTTTTGGATTCCAATCCCGACTCTAAATGTCTCTCAATCAAAAGATCTGTGGTATTCTCAACATTGGTTGGCAAAGCCCTGAGGATGATCGCCCTCAATTCCTCCACCAGGCAAGACATTGCTCTAAATTAAGAGAAGGGAATGATGAAGAACTATTACAGACATATCAAAGACTGTGTACTTGGACAATGGATAATAATCCAGAAGGTCCTTCTGATTAACACAAGAGTAGGAACCATTTTTGATGTCAAGCAGTAAACCCCCATGTCATGGTTAGTGGAAGTTTGGAAAAGTTCAGTGATGAAATACACTGAAGCTTTCTGTATGACTGTCATACCAATCCTTCTCCCAACAATGTCTTCATCAGTTTCCTGAATAACagcattcataatttttttttctatgttgtTCCCTTAACAGTTGCCTCATGAGCAAGTATTTTCAGGCCGAAAATCATATCCGGCCACATCTCCCATAATGACGTCATTACACTCACTACAAACTCTGTTGCCTTGTCTGCTACAGCAGTGGGCGGGAAGAACTCACGCTGAAACTTAAACCTACTTATACTGTGATTTAATTCTGGGTAAGTAAACTGTCTGTCAACTTTTACAAGATGCTGTATACATAAAACGCCTTCAAAAAACACCTTCAAACAAATCATGTCCAAGGCATGGGAGCAACCCTGGCTGACAAACATGATAGAAAGAGAGCTCATTGAATGATGAGTTGAACTTGATGCCTCCACCAGGAGGCAAATCCTCAGCACAGTTTTGAACAGGATCTTTGTACGACTGCACTGTACAAAATGCGGCCCTGGAAAGTGGATcttgctgaaatgttttttttttatctatttgaCAGTAGCGGCAGAAGTATGTGCTTCCACTGAAAATCTCCACAAACCCATGTGAGCCTAGATTGTCACCAGCTATCGCCCACAAAATTGCTTTAATGTTCAGTCCATCAGTAAAACATACACCTGTAGTCTCAAGGTCTTTTAGGACATTGACTAAGCACCTCATGACCAATTTTTCACCAAAGTATTTGAAGTCTTGTTCTCTACAGAGAAAGGCGGTGACCAAATACACCATCTCCAAGTAAACCATGGCGCACCAATACAAAGGCTCTTTGAAGAACCGTACACTGcgctcacacaaaaaaaaccagATTCTATTAATTTCCATACcacccaacttttttttttttttttaagtgaacgTTTAcgtttttttcattataatttttttttttaccttaatcTTTTCTGACTTTTCCATTAGTTCTGCTCATGGGGCAGTAGTGGTCTAggtgttaaggaagcggccccataatcaggaggttgctgtacccgatccgccatggtgccacttagtaccgtacccacacactgctccctgggtgcttgtcatggctgcccaatactccccaacggtgatggttaaaaatgaTTGAATAACTTTCTTCAAACCATTTTCTCTTATTGAAGTGTTTGCATTTAACTGAATGAACAGGATAATTGTTCTGAAGAGCAAAACAACATTACAAAGATGAGAATTGACCTCCTCATTAAAATAGGTCTCTGCAAAGTTTTCCTCTCTGGTCCATTTATTAGTCTCGGAGCAGACATTGGAACCTTGAGTTCCTTACTACTACTTACCAAGTTAACCAAAGTATAAAGTGTAAGCAAAAATGCAGgtaatagaaattattttaatttgactTCAATTGTCATGCCAGAATTCCTTCCCTCTAAAGTTCCCAATTTTTGCTCCCCACAGGAAGTCCCAAAAACCAATTTATCTGAGAGCATCTGGCTGCATCCACTGTgaggtgtggagctccacagtagGTGGACTTTATTCATGGTTAAATTTAGGGAAAAGGGTTAGATTAGATGTTAGGTTAGTGGCATATTGCAGCACAGCTGCAAATCAaataatattatctgtctgtcAGATTAACTATTAATGCaacgttccattttgcacagcaatatttgcaccttttactttgcacatttattacacataaaAGCTTAACGCTATTTTTGAAGTATGTAACTTTGactaattgttcaaatgttacatgtagcaccaggttccataGAAACATtcttttgtttcactatgtactgtataACACATATAGagttaaaatgacaataaggtcaacttcacttttttaaacatactttaatttaaaatagTTGTCTTATTTGTGCCTTTTAAAGTTCAGAGGTCAAGCCCTCATGTTTGATTGGTTTTGACAGGTTTATGAAAACTTTTAtgaagaggatttttttttcatgtaaatatttatttgatgGGAAAGAATAGGCTGCATCCTAAATGTTTCAATCAATCAAATTGTATTGGCATAAAAGGCTCAgcaggggaacccatcctcctctggacAGCACTGgaataccctggatgttcatgTCAGGCCACAGACATGTCAGGATGTGACACCTTCTTCTGTGCTTCACAGTATCACcgcagctcctcttcctcggtccCCGCGCTCTCCTTCAACTCAGCTGACCAGCGGTCGGTGGCCGAGGACCAGTGACAACAGCCCGTCCACAGTCCGCGGCCGACATCTTCATTCCAACACATTTAAAGGGCAAAATGAAGGAGCGCCGCCCGTCCTTCCGTCTCTCCGGGCGGAACTACGTGTTCTGCGGCTTTCCTGCGGGATAAAATCCGCTCTCCGCCGCGCACCGCGCCATCCAGCTGAAGGATGAAGATCCCGGCTTCCTGCCCACAACGTTCCGTGACTCGGCGCTCGGGCGGCGACGCGCTTTTTGCCCGATATGCGGAGAGGAGGAAACACAGCGGAGGCTCCACTGGCGGAAGCTGCTTCTACACGGTTCTCACGGCGCGTTGAAGAGCGCAGCTCCCCGCGCGCTGCGTCATTGTTCCCGCGTCTCCGAACCTCTCCACATGGCAGAAgaagctccagctccagcggcCGCGGCGCCGCCAAAGTCGCCCAAGAAGAAGGCCGCGGCCAAGAAGCCCAAGAAGGCGGGACCCGGCGCCGTCGAGCTGATCGTCAAAGCCGTGTCCGCTTCCAAGGAGCGGAGCGGAGTGTCTCTGGCCGCCCTGAAGAAGGCGCTGGCTGCCGGCGGCTACGACGTGGAGAAGAACAACTCCCGGGTCAAGGTGGCCATCAAGAACCTGGTCACCAAGGGGACTCTGGTGCAGACCAAGGGCACCGGCGCCTCGGGCTCCTTCAAGCTGAACAAGAACCAGGCGGAGCCCAAGAAGAAGCCCGCCGCCAAGAAGGCGGCTCCTAAGGCGAAGAAGGCGGCCGCGAAGAAGCCCGCCGCGGCCAAGAAGGTCGCGGCGAAGAAGCCCGCCGCCAAGAAGTCGCCCAAGAAAGTCAAGAAGCCCGCGGCAGCAGCCAAGAAGGCGGCGACCAAGAGTCCCAAGAAAGCAGCCAAGAAGCCCGCCGCAGCCAAGAAAGCGGCCAAGAGCCCCAAAAAGGCGAAGGTCGCCAAACCCAAAGCGGCCAAACCCAGAAGCAGCAAACCGAAGAAGGCGGCGGCCAAGAAGAAGTAAATTCCTGCTGCTTTTTTACTcaaaaaggctcttttaagagccacacacTGATTTCCAGAAAAGGCGCGTCTGTTCGACCCCCCACACGTGAAAAGATGTGAAGCTTTATTCTCCCCGCACAACAAATACATCTATAAATCTAGATAAAACGTCATTTTCACAGCTGCCCGCGTGACCATGTCCCCATGTGGTGACAGTTTGTGAAGGAGGGGACAGATCATGCAGCTTTCCACTGAAGTAAAACTGAATACCAACTAATACTAAAACACGTCTCCACGTTTCCACAGCCTTTAAAtagtaaatatagtaaaaataGGGAGATAAATAGTAGAAGATAAGGAGATAAATTAGAAATATGGaggtaaatgttttatttttttgtgattaagaAAATCTTCCATGAACAAAGGAGATGTCAGAGAGAATGGTGACACTTATGAAGAAATTGTCATTGGCTTTCTTTATTGTCCTGGTTACTCTGTGGATagatgtatgtatgtgggtatgttgtgtttaaaaagaattGATAGAAACTAATACAGAGGCTTATAAGATTGGACATCTGGAACAATTGTGATTTTTGAGTTTAAGGATTGgcataaaaatagttttttgaaaTATGGAAGTTTTCTTGATTGTTTCTGGATGGTTTCATTGGGACCGAGGTGAATAAACTTGATAATTTCTTCTCATTATTAGATATGAAATGTCAGCTTTAATTTGACTTCAATTGTCATGCCAGAATTCCTTCCCTCTAAAGTTCCCAATTTTTGCTCCCCACAGGAAGTCCCAAAAACCAATTTATCTGAGAGCATCTGGCTGCATCCACTGTgaggtgtggagctccacagtagGTGGACTTTATTCATGGTTAAATTTAGGGAAAAGGGTTAGATTAGATGTTAGGTTAGTGGcatatttaaacaaatgtttttaaacatttactttaaatgtttaaaaataccATGTGTAATTTGGGTGTAATGCCAAATCATGGGAGATCAACTTATATTATTAAGTGAATTAGCTTTTATATAGTAAATAAGAATATTCCTCGATTCAAActgtatttgaattattttaatgattaatttttttcaaattgtcGCTGTAGTGTCATTTTGGAACGAAAAGCGCGGTCAAATGTGTGAATGAAAGGAGGCGGGACTTCATAACAGGATTGGCCGAAATTTTGAGCCAATCAGGACACTGAGCCGTTTCCTATAAGAAGAGCTCCGCGTGGTCCAGCGTTACTTTGTTTCCCGAACGAACATCGTAGAACGACAAAATGAGCGGACGAGGCAAGACCGGAAAAATTTtgtcctagtggttaaagaagtgtccccgtaatcagaaagtagCACGTAGCATGaaggtgtcactgagtaaagcaacgtccccacacagcTGCTACCTGGGTAACCCTAATATTTCCCTGGGTAATATGTGGACCGTTATAAGGGCAGCAACAAACAGtataaaagttcactgtacaaataagcagaTAAATAGTCTGAATTTAAGTTATACAACTATGttagtatatacataaaatatatatttttaagatcctgacagcggttggcaggaagaACCTTCTGAATCTACATGCCACATCCAGctactgaaggagctgctcagtgttttcagggtctcctgcatggggtgggagatgttgtctgCCATTCtactgtcactcaccacctccactgggtccagatgGCATCCTAGAGTGGacctggccctccggatcagcctgttcagtttCTTCTTCAGTGGGGGTAACACAgttgcccatgaaccagaaaaccctgGTTTAGGTGATGTATTAAGGTTTAAAACAGTTACATGTTAGTGTAACGGAGTTCACAGTGGAAATTAAAAAGGGTATTAATAACGCTTTATTAGATCATGTATGAGCCCCTATAAATGCAAAACGGAAGTGCGTTTTATCTGAAAACGTGTGGGGCTCTCAAAAGAGCCTTTGTGTATTGCGGCGTTGCAGCCACGGGTTACTTGGAGCTGGTGTATTTGGTCACCGCCTTGGTTCCCTCAGACACCGCGTGTTTAGCCAGCTCGCCGGGGAGCAGCAGGCGGACGGCGGTCTGGATCTCCCTGGACGAGATGGTGGAGCGCTTGTTGTAATGCGCCAGACGAGAAGCCTCGCCAGCGATGCGCTCGAAGATGTCGTTGACGAACGAGTTCATGATGCCCATCGCCTTGGAGGAGATGCCGGTGTCGGGGTGGACCTGCTTCAGCACCTTGTACACGTAGATGGCGTAGCTCTCCTTCCTGGACTTTCTGCGCTTCTTTCCTCCCTTGGCGGCCGTCTTGGTCACGGCTTTCTTGGAGCCCTTCTTGGGCGCGGACTTGGCGGGTTCAGGCATGTTGATCGTCTCAGTTCCGACCTTGATACAACTGAAACGCTCCCCGTCACCGCCGCTCATTTTATACTTGCTGCTATGGAAACAAGCCGACAGCCCTGATTGGTGCGTTCATATTATGGAGGGAAAAGTCACGCCCATTTATCTCCGTCCATTTCCCGCTCATTTTAGACAAAGGCGGGAGTTTCTTTTACTTTAAATTTTATCTGAAATATATGAAAATCAAGCATTAATTTATTgcttcttcatttatttaatgttgcCTGAGCTTTACAAGCAAGTCATCTTGTCCTctattttacagtaaataataGAAGCATATCTGCATATTCAATGTATGTCATTCTAACGTTAATTTAATTCCACATAACTTTATAAAATAATGAGTCCTTGCAAAATATCATACCTGCTTTTTCCATATATTGGTTCTAATGTAGTTTAAAATTTATACCAGCAGTTACAAAGACAATCCAGGCCCTCTGGAGACTCTTATTAAAGGGACATAATGGCAGTAAACAGTGATCTTTTCTACATACAGATCACCGATTGCTGTTTATCATTAATAATCGGGAATTTTTATGACTTTTCCCACATCAGCACAA belongs to Denticeps clupeoides chromosome 9, fDenClu1.1, whole genome shotgun sequence and includes:
- the LOC114796542 gene encoding histone H1-like, yielding MAEEAPAPAAAAPPKSPKKKAAAKKPKKAGPGAVELIVKAVSASKERSGVSLAALKKALAAGGYDVEKNNSRVKVAIKNLVTKGTLVQTKGTGASGSFKLNKNQAEPKKKPAAKKAAPKAKKAAAKKPAAAKKVAAKKPAAKKSPKKVKKPAAAAKKAATKSPKKAAKKPAAAKKAAKSPKKAKVAKPKAAKPRSSKPKKAAAKKK
- the LOC114796547 gene encoding histone H2B — protein: MPEPAKSAPKKGSKKAVTKTAAKGGKKRRKSRKESYAIYVYKVLKQVHPDTGISSKAMGIMNSFVNDIFERIAGEASRLAHYNKRSTISSREIQTAVRLLLPGELAKHAVSEGTKAVTKYTSSK